The stretch of DNA AGTCCGGAAACACTCGTCGCGCCATTCACATCAGTCTTTATGCCGCCCATTGCGTAATGTGCAGCAGGCGCAACAGGAATCGGTTGTTGAGTAATATCAAAACCTTGCTCCAGACATCGTTTATAAATATTCGGAAACCGTCGCGGAATATTTTCTTTGATCGGGCGAAAGTCCAGCAACACATAATCACACTCTGTTTTAGCCATCTCATTAACAATAGCTTTTGCAACGATATCTCTAGGAGCCAATTCTGCCAGAGGATGATAGCCAGGCATGAAGCGAACGCCGTTTTTGTTGAAAAGATAGGCGCCTTCACCTCGTACAGCCTCAGAAATCAAAAATAAACTAACCGGTTTTCTATCCCCGGTAACCAATGTTGTAGGATGAAACTGAACAAACTCCATATCACAGATACTAACACCAGCGCGAAACCCCATAGCGATACCATCCCCGGTAGCAAGCGCGGGATTTGTGTTTTTCAGATAAATTTGCCCGAGCCCGCCAGTTGTAATGACAGTAGCTTTTGATTTAACAACAAAAATCTCACTGGTATCAACATGTATCCCGATAGCTCCACAACATACATTATCTTCAATTACTAAATCTTTAATAAATAATTTTTCGATAATTTTAATGTTTTTTTCTTTCAGGATATTCTGACCTAAGGTTCTTTCAATCTCAAGACCTGTCGTGTCGCCAGCGTGCAATATCCGTCTTTTTCCATGAGCACCCTCTTTCGTCAAAGAATATTCATCAAATTCTTTGTCAAAATTGGCGCCAAGAGTGATCAATTCACTGACTCTGGCTAAAGCATCATGCACGAGAACATTGACCGCTTCGGATAAGCACAATCCGGCCCCGGCATTCATCGTATCTTGATAGTGAAAAAAAGGCTTGTCATCATCATCAAAGGCAACAGCAATGCCGCCCTGAGCCAAACCGGTATTGGTTTCGTTTAGCTTTCCTTTGGTACACAGGATTACGTTAGCTTCATCAGCCACTTTTAACGCTACAGTAAGTCCAGCGATACCTGTCCCGATAACCAAAACATCACATGACAACTCTTGCATAATTATCCTTGGGGGAATGGTGGTATAAACACAGTATATACCTGCTTAAAAAATATTATATAGAAATGCCTCCATCCCGACAAGTTATAATTATATTTTGATGTCGCGTTAAATAATTGTATAATGTAAATATCAGATATAATTTATAATACTTTTAGTTATAGTAAGTTTTCGAAAAAATAAAACTTTCTTGCCTTGGAATTAATATTGCGTATTTTGTTTAAAAAAAGTTATACTGTAATATTATGAATGAAGATTATTTTAAATTTTGTGCAATCCTCCCTTTAAGGACATACAAATGACATATAAAGTATTAGTAATAGACGATTCCAGGTTTGCCCGAAAAACAATTGCTTCGATTATCAACAAAGACCCGCTCTTTGAAGTAGTCGGAATAGCAACAGACGGTCAGGACGCGCTCAACAAGCTAAAGGTCATCACACCCGACATCATTACCCTCGACCTTGAAATGCCCATTATGGATGGGATAACTGCACTCCCGGAAATTGTCAAAAAGTGCCAGGTCCCGATCCTTATCGTAAGCTCATTAAGCAAAGAAGGTGCAGACATAACCATCAACGCCTTATCATTAGGCGCTGCGGATTTCATTACCAAACCTTCAGGCTCAGCGCTTGAGGTACCGGTAATTGAAAAAGAGCTCATGAAAAAATTGAAAGCCTTGGTAAACTTGAAAACAAAAGGCGATATTTCGGATAAGTTCTGTTTCCCCAGGGATATTAAAATAAAAAAAGACTATTATCCGGTTATTGAGCACACATCAAAAATTGTTCTCTTTGGGATTTCTACCGGCGGTCCATCTTCGCTGGCAAGAATTATCCCCAAATTGTCACTGAATTTGGATGCAACCTTTCTGATCGTTCAGCACATGCCGGAACATTTTACAAAATCTTTTGCTGAAAGATTAGATTCGATCTCGGAACTTTCAGTCAAAGAGGTTGAAGATGGGGATGTTCTGCGTAAAGGTGCAATCTTAATCGCTAGAGGTGGCAGCCACTTAACCCTGGAACAATCAAAAAACGGTATCATAGCTCGATTAAATAATGACGACAAAATGAACGGGCACAAACCATCCGTCGATAAAATGTACTTTTCCGCTGCCAAACTAAATGTCCCCAATAAAATTATTTCGATAATTATGACCGGAATGGGTAGTGACGGAGCAGA from Candidatus Margulisiibacteriota bacterium encodes:
- the nadB gene encoding L-aspartate oxidase, translated to MQELSCDVLVIGTGIAGLTVALKVADEANVILCTKGKLNETNTGLAQGGIAVAFDDDDKPFFHYQDTMNAGAGLCLSEAVNVLVHDALARVSELITLGANFDKEFDEYSLTKEGAHGKRRILHAGDTTGLEIERTLGQNILKEKNIKIIEKLFIKDLVIEDNVCCGAIGIHVDTSEIFVVKSKATVITTGGLGQIYLKNTNPALATGDGIAMGFRAGVSICDMEFVQFHPTTLVTGDRKPVSLFLISEAVRGEGAYLFNKNGVRFMPGYHPLAELAPRDIVAKAIVNEMAKTECDYVLLDFRPIKENIPRRFPNIYKRCLEQGFDITQQPIPVAPAAHYAMGGIKTDVNGATSVSGLYAAGEVSSVGVHGANRLASNSLLDGLVFGHRAALSLLEYIKNRRLIPIVYKPRISTKKVTPEDLLVMKGQIKSIMWKNIGIIRNENGLAKAKKDLLEWTSVFNFSSLDYMTCEVQNMLQVALLIVSFALERTESRGAHYREDYPQPLTEWEKRLETSLSLAK
- a CDS encoding chemotaxis response regulator protein-glutamate methylesterase, producing MTYKVLVIDDSRFARKTIASIINKDPLFEVVGIATDGQDALNKLKVITPDIITLDLEMPIMDGITALPEIVKKCQVPILIVSSLSKEGADITINALSLGAADFITKPSGSALEVPVIEKELMKKLKALVNLKTKGDISDKFCFPRDIKIKKDYYPVIEHTSKIVLFGISTGGPSSLARIIPKLSLNLDATFLIVQHMPEHFTKSFAERLDSISELSVKEVEDGDVLRKGAILIARGGSHLTLEQSKNGIIARLNNDDKMNGHKPSVDKMYFSAAKLNVPNKIISIIMTGMGSDGAEGTAAIHTKGGITIAQNEETCIVYGMPKAAVSKGVIDHVAALDDIPILLSKIIQES